TCCCCGTTTTGTGCACCTTGAGCGGCCATGATCCCCGAAGAATTCGAGTCAGGAAGTCAGCCGCTGATAGATTTTGGTAGAATTTTGGTGGCGGGGACAAAACTCGGGGCCTACTCCGGCCTTGAATTGTCGTAAGTGCTTTCGTGCTGGTTGATTCCGTTCCTATCCCCAACGAGGCGCGGCGGGGTTTTGTCCGATTTGGGGGACGCGGAACGGACGTTCCTTTCTGTGCTCGGATAAGATCTCAGCGCGCAGCGGGCGCCGCTGCCCACTGGCGTACATGCGGTCCCTTCATTAGACCGCGCTGGGTGGCCGTTTTCAGCTAAGAACCGGCAACCAAACAAGAGAAGAGCGCCGCCCTCCGAGCCCCGCCCGTTCGACCCGCGCGGGGGCTGGCGGGTGCGACCGCTGCCCGCGATGGCGTCCGACTCGGTTCAGACTTCAACCACGCACGACGCCCCGCTGTCGACGCGGCGCGGGCCTACCGCTTCAGCAGCATGTGGGCTTCGCGGGGGTCGTCGAGGCTGGCGGCCAGTTTGCCGAGGGCCTCGGTCTCGATCTGGCGGACCCGCTCGCGGGTCAGGCCGAGCTGCAGGCCGATCTCCTTGAGCGTGCGGGGCTCGACGCCGCCCAGGCCGAAGCGGAGCTTGAGCACGGTCGCCTCGCGCTCGTCCATCGTCTTGAGCATCTCCAGCACGTGCCGCAGGCTGTCGTTCTCGACCAGCGCCTCGTCCGGGCTGAGCTGGTCCTCGTCCATCACCATGTCGCCCAGCGTCCAGCCGGCCTCGGTCTGGTCGGTCTGCGGCGTGGCGTTGTAGATCTTGATCGCCTTCTTGATGATCGGCAGCTTCTTCTTCGGCAGGCCGAGCACACGGGCGACTTCCTCGGGCGTGGGGCTGCGGCCCAGCTCCTCGGTGAGGCGGCTGGTCGCGCGGCGCCACTTGGACAGCAGCTCAACCATGTACGCGGGGATGCGGATGGTCTTGCCGGTGTTGATCAGCGCCCGCTTGATGGACTGCTTGATCCAGTAGCTCGCGTAGGTGCTGAACCGCGTGCCCATCGCGGGGTCGAAGCCCTCCACGGCACGGAGCAGCCCGAGGTTGCCCTCCTCGATCAGGTCCTGCAGGCCCAGGCCCTTGCCGGAGTAGCCGCGGGCGATGTTGACCACCAGCCGCAGGTTGGCGCGGACCATGCGGTCGCGGGCCTGGGTGTCGCCCTCGCCGATGCGGACCGCCAGCTCCTTCTCCTCGGCGGCGGTGAGGAGGGCGGTCTCGTTGATCTCGCGGAGGTAGGTCTCCAGCGGGCTCTGCACACTCGAGCTGGATCGTTTCTTGGGGGCGGCGGGCATGGCGGGCAGGGGCGGTGGGGCTGTCGGCGGGGCGCCGTGGGGGCGGGCGCACGGATAGTGCTAGCTAGCAGTGGGTATCGTCGCCCGGGCCGGTCGACCTTTGCGGCGGCGTAAGATGGTGGCCGTGCGCGGGATGCGCGCAAAGCTCCGGCCGCGCCAAAAAAAACGACGCGACGGGATGCGACCCGTCGCGTCGTGTAGTCGTAGCGGTTAAGCGGGCCGTGGGGCCCGTCGGGGGAGCTAGTCCTCCTTGCTCTCGCCTTCGGCTTCCTCGGACTGCTCGGCGCCGGGGGCCTTGAACAGCGGGCCGCCGTCGCCGAGGCCGCCCTTGAGGTCGGCCGCGGGCCTGGACGCGGCGACCGCGTCTTCCGAGCCGCCCTCGTCGGTGGCGAGGTCCTCTTCGGCCCACTCGACCCGCTTGCGGGACAGGCCGATCTTGCGGTCGTCGGTGTCGACGCGGAGGATCTTGACCTCGATCTCGTCGCCGACGTTGCAGACGTCCTCGGGGTTCTCGACCTTCTCGTCAGCCAGCTCCGAGATGTGCAGCAGGCCTTCCAGGCCGTCTTCCAGCCCGACGAACACGCCGAAGTTGGTGATCTTCGTGACCTTGCCCTGCACCAGCTGGCCCGGCTGGTAGCGGCTGGGGATGTCGGTCGCCCACGGGTCGTCCTCCATCTGCTTGAGGCCCAGCGCGATGCGGCGGCGGTCGGTGTCGACCGAGATGACCTGGCACTCGACCTCCTGGCCCTTCTCGACCACCTCGCTCGGGTGGCTGACCTTGCGGGTCCAGGACATGTCCGACACGTGCAGCAGGCCGTCGATGCCCTCCTCAATCTCGATGAAGGCGCCGTAGTTGGTGAGGTTGCGGACCTTGCCGGTGACCAGCTGCCCGGGCGGGTACTTCTCGGCGACCTTGTCCCAGGGGTTGTCCTGGGTCTGCTTCATTCCGAGCGAGATCTCCTGCTTCTCCTCGTTGATGCCGAGCACCACGACCTCGACCTGGTCGTCGATGTTGACCAGCTCCGAGGGGTGGCTGATGCGGCGGGTCCAGGACATCTCGCTGATGTGGACCAGGCCCTCGATGCCGTCCTCGAGCTTGACGAAGGCGCCGTAGCTCATGACGTTGACCACCGTGCCGGCGACGCGCGAGCCGACCGGGTACTTGGTCGAGACGTCGTCCCACGGGCTGGGCTGCTTCTGCTTCAGGCCCAGCGCGATCTTCTCCTTCTCGTAGTCGATGTGCAGGACCACGACCTCCAGCTCGTCGTCGATCTTGACCATCTCCGACGGGTGGCTGATGCGGCCCCAGCTCATGTCGGTGATGTGCAGCAGGCCGTCGATGCCGCCCAGGTCGACGAACGCGCCGAAGTCGGCGATGTTCTTCACCACGCCCTGGCGACGGTCGCCGACGTTCAGCTCCTTGAGCAGCTCGGCCTTCTTCTTCGCCCGCTCCTGCTCGATCAGGCTGCGGCGGCTGACCACGATGTTGCGCCGCTGCTCGTCGATCTTGAGCACGATGCACTGGATCTCTTTGTCGATGTACTCGCCGATGTCGTGCGGGCGGCGGATGTCGACCTGGCTGGCGGGCAGGAACACGTTCACGCCGATGTTGACCAGCAGGCCGCCCTTGATCTTCCGCTCCACCACGCCGGTCACGACGTCGCCCTCGTGGACGGACTCCATGACGGACATCCACTTCTCGATCTTCTCAGCCTTGCGCTTGCTGAGCACGATCATGCCACGCTCGTCGTGGCGGCCGACCACGTCCTCGACGTCCTCGACCAGCACGCGCACCGTGTCGCCGACCTGCGGGTCGGGGTCGGCGGCGTTCTCCTCGTCCTCCTCCCACTCGCTGCGGGGCACCATGCCCTCGCTCTTGTAACCGACGTCGACGATGACGTACTCGGCGTCGACGCGGACGATCTTGCCCTCGACGATCTGGTTGATCGAGACGTCCTCGCCGGCCAGCCAGTCGGCCTCGTCCGGGGCCTCGAGCAGGCCGACGCCCATCGCGGCTTCTAGGTCGTCATCGGTGACGTCAAACTCACGCAGCAGGTTGCGGTTAACCATTGAGGGATAGATAGAGAGGGTTGCGCCGCGTCTTACGCGCCCTGGCAGGGCCCGAGAAGGGGCCAAAGAACGGGCGGCAGCGGCTGGTATCGGCTCCTCGGCCCTGGCCCGCACCACGCGGACCGATCCATCGGGACTGGGAGAATCCGCCAATCTAGCAGACTGCGGAAGCGGGGGAAAGCCGGACCGGGCCGGGTTTCCCCCGGCCGCGGCGCGTTCCCGCCCCTCCAGGATCGGCCGATCGGGCCCTGCCACTGGCGTGCGAATCGGCAGAACCGGCAGATCCAGCCCCGCTTCGCGGGCGTTCGGCCCCCGCGTCGGCCCCGCGGGCGTGGGCCGCGCTCTCGCTGATTACGCTAATACAGAGAGGCTTCCCCTGACGACATAACCGGTAGAGTTTGCCATGACGCGGTGGTTGATGCTTGTGTTGCTTGCGATGGGCGTGGGGGAGCACCCCGCGATGGGCCAGACGCCAGGCGGCGCCCCGGCCTACCAGCGTCGTGGCGGCGGCCACCCGGGCTACGGGCCCAGCCACGGGCCGTACCCAGCCAAATACTATGGGCGGCCGGACTACGGGCGCCGTCCCGTGCCGGAGGCGAACGTGTCGGCGGGGACGTTCCAGCGACCCTACCCTTATCACCTGGACTACTACAAGCAGCGGTACGGCGGGAGCTACGAGCCCTACTTCGGCAACCTCTACGGGCCGCCAAACGTGGTGCTGGGAGGGGTTTACGGCGGCTACGGGGCGCCGGTGTACGCGCCGCCGTACGGCTACCCAGTGGCCGCCGACTACCCGGCAGCGCCGGCCGCGACCCAAGCCATCGTCTGCCCGCACTGCCAACAACCGATCTACCTCGCCGCTCCCCCCGACGCGGGCGAGTGAACCACGACTTTCGAACAGCAAGGACGCTCTCGATGCCCGGTTTCAACGCCAAACAGGTCGTCAAGCACTCGGCCGCGACGGCCCTCTTCGCCCTGACGCTCTGCCCGTCCGCCATGGGCCAGGCGCCCGCGGGGTACGCGGGGCAGCACACGGCCAGCATCCACCCGGAGGTCGCGCCGTACGCCGGGCCGCACAACTACGCGACCCAGGTCCGGCCGTTCCGCTACGGCTGGTTCGGCGCCCAGAGCTACTCGCCCACGAGCGAGGCCCACCGCACCTACTACAACGACGTCATCCGCTGGTCCCGCTGGCGGATGTACTAGGCGGTTGGTGCCGGGCACGCGGCGCCGCGGTGTGTTAAGATGCGGGGGCTGTAGCTGGTCCCTTCTCAATCCCCGCCGACGCCCACCCTATGCTCATCCACCGAATCGCCGCCGCTGTTGTCTGCCTGCTAATTGTCTCGCCGCTCGCGGCCGCCGAATCGGACGGGTTCGTTCCGCTGTTCGACGGCAAGTCAATCGAGGGCTGGGTGAAGCAGGGCGGCGACGCGACCTACAAGGTCGAGGACGGCGTCATCGTGGGAACCAGCGTGCTCCACACGCCCAACACGTTCCTCTGCACCCCACGCAAGTACGGCGACTTCGAGCTCACGCTCGAGCTGAAGGTCGACAACAAGCTCAACTCCGGCGTGCAGATCCGCAGCCTGTGCAAGGACGAGCCGTACGAGGCGACCGCCAAGTGGGCCAACGGCAAGGAGTGGAAGGGCCGGATCCCGGCCGGCCGGGTGCACGGCTACCAGGTGGAGATCGACCCCTCGGACCGCTCCTGGTCCGGCGGCATCTACGACGAGGCCCGCCGCGGCTGGCTGTACAACCTCGAGGGCGAAGACCGCAAGGAGGCCCGCGCCGCCTTCAAACGCGACGAGTGGAACAAGTACCGCATCCGCTGCCAGGGCGACCACATCCAGACCTGGGTGAACGGGGTGCCCGTGGCCGACCTGCGCGACGGCGCCACCCCCGAGGGACTGATCGCCCTGCAGGTGCACGGTATCGGCGGCGACAAGGATAAAGAGGGCACGCAGGTCCGCTGGCGGAACCTGATGATCAAGGAGTTGTAGCGGCGTTCCCTCGGGTGGGCGCTACTCTTCGATCCGCTGCTTGAACTTCTCGTACAGCCGCTTGTGTCGGTCGGTCAGGTCGATCTCCTCGCCCTGCACCCACGCCCGCTCGATCTGGGTGGCGATCTCCAGCGGGTCGCCGTCCGCGACGAACAGCGTGGCGTGCTTGCCCGGCTCGAGTGAGCCGACCTTGTCGGCCACGCCGAGGATCTCGGCCGGCGCGATCGTGACCGAACGCAGCGCCGCGTCGCGCGGCAGGCCAAACCCGGCGGCCACGCCGGCGTGGTAGGGCAGGTTGCGTACGTTCGAGGCCGTGTCCTGCCGGTCGCCGGCGATGCAGAACCGCACGCCCGCCTCGTGCAGCCGGGCCGGCAGCGAGTAGGCGTGGTCGTAGGGGTCGCTGCGGCGCTGGGGGACGCGGAGCACGCCGCCCACGATGACCGGGACGTCGTGCTCGATCAGCAGGTCGGCGCAACGCGGCGCGTCGTAGCCCCCGTGCAGGATCATCCGCAGCCCGCGTCGTGCACAAAACGCCACGGCGGCCTCGATCTCGGCCAGGTCGTTGGCGGTGATGATCACCGGGCGCTCACCGGCGAGCACCGGGCCCAGCGCCTCGAGCCGCAGGTCGACCGGCTGGCTGTCGGCGGCGTCCGGCTGGCGTTGTCGGTGGTAGGCCTCGGCCTGATCGAACAGCAGGCCAAGCTTGCCGACCGCGTCGTCGGCGTTGTCGGGCTCCTCGTCGTGATTGTGCTCGCCGGTCGGGCGGCGGGACCGCGGCCAGCGGATGTGCAGGCCCGCGTCCGGTTTCACGAGCATGTCCTCCCAGGTCCAACCGGCCAGCTGCATCACGCTCGAGCAGCCCGGCATCCGGCCCCCCTCGGGCGCCGAGAGCGCCAGCAACACGCCGTTGGAACGGGTGACCGGGATCAGCTCGCTGTCCGGATTGAACGACTTGTGGGCGTGCGCGTTGGGGTTGATGGCGCCCGCCTCGTCGAAGTCCCGCGTGGCCCGCACGGAGTCGATCTCCACCAGGCCGAGCTGCGTGTACGGTGCGATCATCCCCGGGTAGACGTGCTTGCCCGCCAGGTCAACGACTTCCGCGTCCGCCGGCCGGGTAGACGCGTCGCCAACCGCTTCGATCCGGCCGTCGTGGATGACCAGCACGCCGTCCTCAATCGGCGGGCCGGTCACCGGGTGGATCGTCGCGCCAACCAACGCCACGGACGCTTCCGCGGCGCGGAGGTCCGAAAGCGGCAGCAGCAGGAGGCTCAGGCAGGCGATAGAAAGGAGCGGCTTCATGGCGTCTGGCGGGCAGTGGTGCGCGGAGCGGTGTAAGCGGAGGGCGGTCGCCGGCGGGCGTCAGTGGGTGTGGCCGTGGCCGTGGCAGAACTCGTCGTGGCGGGGCCACAGCTTGGACGGGTCCTCACGGTTCTCGCCGGGCTTCGCCGCCGGCTCTCTGGAGTCGAACACCGCCTGGACGAGTCGAGCGTGCAGCTGGTGGTCCTGCTCGACGCGGCGGCGGTCCTCCTGCCGGTCGAAGTACTTGCGCCCGTCGACCCAGGTCTGCTCGCACCTGGCGAAGACCGACAACGGCGGGGCGTCCCACAAGGCGAGGTCGGCGTCCTTGCCAACGGTGATCGAGCCGACGCGGTCCTCGATCCGCAGCTGCTTGGCCGGGTTGAGCGTGACGAACTTGAGCGCCTCGTCGGGGCTGACGCCGCCGTACTTGACCGCCTTGGCGGCCTCCTGGTTGAGGCGGCGGCCCATCTCCGCGTCGTCCGAGTTGAAGGAAACCACCACGCCCGCCCGGTGCATCAGCGCGCCGTTGTGCGGGATGGCGTCGAAGACCTCGTACTTGTAGGCCCACCAGTCCGCGAAGCTGCTGCCCGTCGCGCCGTGGGCGACCATCTCCGGGGCGACCTTGTAGCCCTCCAGGATGTGCTGCAGCGAGCCGATCGTCACGTCGAAGCTGTCGAGCGTCCGCAGCAGCGCGAGGATCTCGCTCTGGCGGTAGCTGTGGCAGTGGATCCACCGCTCGCCGGCGAGGATCTCGGCCAGCGCGTCGAGCTCCAGGTCGCGTCGCGGCGGCGGGCCGACCGGATCGGCGGCCCAGGCGTCGTGCTCGGCCTGGTAGGCGCGGGCGGCGCTTAGCGCGTCGATGTGCAGCTCGTCCACGCCCATGCGGGTCTGCGGGTAGCGGGTGGTGTGGTCGGATCCCCAGTTGCTCTGCTTCACGTTCTCGCCGAGGGCCCACTTGATGCCGGCCGGCGCGCCGGCGAACTTCATCTCCTCCGGTCCGGCGCCCCAGCGGAGCTTGATGACCTGGTTCTGGCCGCCGATCGGGTTGGCCGAGCCGTGCAGGATGTTCGACGTCGTGACGCCGCCGGCCAGCTGGCGGTAGATGGTGATGTCGTCCGGGTCGATCATGTCGCCGATGCGGACCTCGGCGGTGATCGCCTGCGACGACTCGTTGATGCCGCCGTCGGTCGCCATGTGGGAGTGGCAGTCGATCACGCCGGGCGTGAGGTGCTTGCCGCGGGCGTCGACCACTACGGCGCCGTCGGGCTGGGCGAGCCGTTTGCCGACCTCGGCGATGAGTCC
This genomic interval from Posidoniimonas corsicana contains the following:
- a CDS encoding sigma-70 family RNA polymerase sigma factor, translating into MPAAPKKRSSSSVQSPLETYLREINETALLTAAEEKELAVRIGEGDTQARDRMVRANLRLVVNIARGYSGKGLGLQDLIEEGNLGLLRAVEGFDPAMGTRFSTYASYWIKQSIKRALINTGKTIRIPAYMVELLSKWRRATSRLTEELGRSPTPEEVARVLGLPKKKLPIIKKAIKIYNATPQTDQTEAGWTLGDMVMDEDQLSPDEALVENDSLRHVLEMLKTMDEREATVLKLRFGLGGVEPRTLKEIGLQLGLTRERVRQIETEALGKLAASLDDPREAHMLLKR
- a CDS encoding 30S ribosomal protein S1 translates to MVNRNLLREFDVTDDDLEAAMGVGLLEAPDEADWLAGEDVSINQIVEGKIVRVDAEYVIVDVGYKSEGMVPRSEWEEDEENAADPDPQVGDTVRVLVEDVEDVVGRHDERGMIVLSKRKAEKIEKWMSVMESVHEGDVVTGVVERKIKGGLLVNIGVNVFLPASQVDIRRPHDIGEYIDKEIQCIVLKIDEQRRNIVVSRRSLIEQERAKKKAELLKELNVGDRRQGVVKNIADFGAFVDLGGIDGLLHITDMSWGRISHPSEMVKIDDELEVVVLHIDYEKEKIALGLKQKQPSPWDDVSTKYPVGSRVAGTVVNVMSYGAFVKLEDGIEGLVHISEMSWTRRISHPSELVNIDDQVEVVVLGINEEKQEISLGMKQTQDNPWDKVAEKYPPGQLVTGKVRNLTNYGAFIEIEEGIDGLLHVSDMSWTRKVSHPSEVVEKGQEVECQVISVDTDRRRIALGLKQMEDDPWATDIPSRYQPGQLVQGKVTKITNFGVFVGLEDGLEGLLHISELADEKVENPEDVCNVGDEIEVKILRVDTDDRKIGLSRKRVEWAEEDLATDEGGSEDAVAASRPAADLKGGLGDGGPLFKAPGAEQSEEAEGESKED
- a CDS encoding 3-keto-disaccharide hydrolase, translating into MLIHRIAAAVVCLLIVSPLAAAESDGFVPLFDGKSIEGWVKQGGDATYKVEDGVIVGTSVLHTPNTFLCTPRKYGDFELTLELKVDNKLNSGVQIRSLCKDEPYEATAKWANGKEWKGRIPAGRVHGYQVEIDPSDRSWSGGIYDEARRGWLYNLEGEDRKEARAAFKRDEWNKYRIRCQGDHIQTWVNGVPVADLRDGATPEGLIALQVHGIGGDKDKEGTQVRWRNLMIKEL
- a CDS encoding amidohydrolase family protein; protein product: MKPLLSIACLSLLLLPLSDLRAAEASVALVGATIHPVTGPPIEDGVLVIHDGRIEAVGDASTRPADAEVVDLAGKHVYPGMIAPYTQLGLVEIDSVRATRDFDEAGAINPNAHAHKSFNPDSELIPVTRSNGVLLALSAPEGGRMPGCSSVMQLAGWTWEDMLVKPDAGLHIRWPRSRRPTGEHNHDEEPDNADDAVGKLGLLFDQAEAYHRQRQPDAADSQPVDLRLEALGPVLAGERPVIITANDLAEIEAAVAFCARRGLRMILHGGYDAPRCADLLIEHDVPVIVGGVLRVPQRRSDPYDHAYSLPARLHEAGVRFCIAGDRQDTASNVRNLPYHAGVAAGFGLPRDAALRSVTIAPAEILGVADKVGSLEPGKHATLFVADGDPLEIATQIERAWVQGEEIDLTDRHKRLYEKFKQRIEE